A stretch of the Mycobacteroides immunogenum genome encodes the following:
- a CDS encoding helix-turn-helix domain-containing protein has protein sequence MEAVLDALGPRLRALRMHRQVTLAQLSETTGISESTLSRLESGQRRPTLELLLLLAEAHQVPLDELVNAPATGDPRVHPKPFKRNGSIYLPLSRRPGGVQCFKQILPPHSPKGEPNLKVHDGYEWMYVLTGNLRLLLGELDLILPAGEAAEFDTHIPHWFGNPTDKPVEVLHIFGPQGERMHVRARSGSGN, from the coding sequence ATGGAGGCGGTGCTCGATGCCTTGGGGCCGCGCCTGCGGGCGCTGCGTATGCATCGCCAGGTCACCCTGGCGCAGTTGTCCGAGACCACAGGCATTTCGGAGAGCACCTTGTCGCGCCTGGAATCCGGCCAGCGCCGCCCCACGCTGGAACTCCTGCTGTTGCTCGCCGAGGCGCATCAGGTTCCGCTCGACGAGCTGGTGAACGCCCCCGCAACGGGAGATCCGCGGGTCCATCCCAAACCGTTCAAGCGGAATGGATCCATCTACCTACCGCTGTCACGCAGGCCCGGTGGGGTCCAGTGCTTCAAGCAGATCCTCCCGCCCCATTCACCGAAGGGTGAACCGAACCTGAAGGTCCATGACGGGTACGAGTGGATGTATGTGCTGACCGGGAATCTGCGGCTCCTGCTCGGTGAGCTCGATCTCATCCTGCCTGCTGGCGAGGCCGCCGAGTTCGATACTCACATCCCGCACTGGTTCGGCAATCCGACCGACAAACCCGTCGAGGTGTTGCACATTTTCGGCCCGCAGGGGGAGCGGATGCATGTGCGGGCACGTTCGGGTTCGGGGAACTAG